CCCCGGGAGGCCGCGCCACAACCCGCGCCGCCCCCTATAGCTACCTTCGACGTCACCTCCCCTCTACGCCCTGGCCATGGCCCGACTCCCCCCGGGCGGCCGCGCCACAACCCGCGTCGCCCCCTATAGCTACCTTCGACGTCACCTCCCCTCTATGCCCTGGCCATGGTCCGACTCCCCCCGCGTGGCCGCACCCGCGCCGCTCCCTGCAGCTACCTTTGATGCCGATAGCCCTCCATGCCCCTGTCCCGGCCCGGCTTTTCCCAATCACCTTCGACGTTGATGGACACGACGAGAGGGACGCCCCGCTGCCTCCCTTCCCTCCTTCGTCAAGCTGCTGTCAGCGGCCACAGCGAACTGCCCCTAACCTTCGTTAGCTCTCGTTCCAGCCACCTTGCGAGCCCCCGTGTTCCGCGTCCGCGTGCTGCACCTCAAGCGTGCTTCCGCAAGCGTGGAGCGCCACACGCGCACTGTCAGGTGCTCGCCCGTGTGCTCCGGCGAGCAGCCTGCGTGAGTTCATAGCACGGCTTCGTCAATGCCACGAGCGCTGCCGTTCCCGGTAGCCGTGCGTTGATGGGACTCGCCCCAGAAGCGGAATTGACAGTTGGTCCCGAGGCAACAAGGTGCTCAGAGATAGCTACGTACCCAACGGTTAGGCCGGCGTCGTTGACCTCCACATCTTGTACGCGGATGGAGGTGGGCGTCAGGTGGCGCCGTCGAGCTCCTGGAAGTCCCACTACACCCAGGAGGCGGACTTAGTGGTTGGGCCCGCACCGGCAAGGCGCGTAGAGATGGCTGCAGATGGTTGCAGGTGCATGGCGCGGTGGTGGCAGTCGGCATTGCGCTGCCGGACCGAAGGTGTAGGTGATGTGTGTGCACACGAGGTGCTTGTCGAAATGCTGGAGAGACTTAAAACTTACGAATGCTAATTTGACCTAATTTTTTGGTTAACTGCTGACTTTCTTTGCTAGCTCATCCGAAATTCTTTCTTCAGGAGGATAGCTTGCTTGAGTACCTTACTTGAAAACAAACCGCTTGAGCTGTAACCGAAACAGAAAGGTTTGCCTTAAAAGGAGTCTTCCTACCATACCATGATGCATGCCTATGTTATAGTGCGTTAAGCTTCGTCAGAAGCAAGCAAGATGATTAAGCGAAGCTTCGTAGATGTTTTGAACAGAGAAGCCCATGCTCGATTATTTCGAGCACAGGCTTCTGAGGAATCAGACGATTCGAGTGAAGTTTTTTGTAACGTATcaataagatatatatatatatatatatatatatatatatatatatatatagagagagagagagagagagagagagagagagagtctagtCAACCATCCACATGTTTATTTTCTGCCAAGTCAGCCTGACATGCGGGTCCCATCTGTCAAAAACATTGTTAGAACGAGTTAACGCAAGAATGGTGGCAATCCATTACACTAGCCATGAATGTGATGAGTTTTGAGCATTTTACTCGAGATTGGTCGTATCATCTCCGCCATCAAGGTGTTCATTGGGTCATCGTCATCACTCCTCCTCGAGCCAGAGATTAGTTTTCTTTACGTCGTTTTTGCAGCGTTGTAGTATCAGTTTTGCTATATTAATTCCAGCTCCAGGACCTTCTGGTCGAAAAAACAAATTCTACACGAATTATAAATGGCACGTATAGCTGTCTTCAAAGTCCAAGCACACTTGTTATTACCTGTGAACAGCTAGTACCCGCATGCATTCCCATGCAGCCCCTGACGACGACCGAAGAAATACCAAAAGAAATCAGCAACTTCATTCATGGTTCCAACGGCACGTGGTTCCAACGTCCAGCGGCACCACGCCACGCATGCAGTTTCGTTCGGTGCCGCCACGCCGGATTGCGTTGGCAGAACATTTCCAGGCTTCCAGTCAGCGGCGTAGCCTTCCACCACTTGCCTTGCGCTACGCTAGCTCCTGCGTAATAATAGTATTAGAGCGTGACGAGTATGATTGGTACTAAGAAAATGTAGTTGGAATATAATTCTAAGAAAACAAAATTCGCTCTAATATTTTCATAGCATCTGGAGTATTAATTATTGGCCCGTAGGTTGGAAATTTGGAATACTATATTTCCTCACCATATGGTCAACTCTTTCTTTAGAACCGGGTGTTTGTACTAGACTGATTGTAAGAAAACATTTAAAATACCATTGGTATGCCCATATTTGCAACTTCATACGTAGTACGGTAAAACCAATTAGGGGTGGCAAAGTTTCTACAGTTATCATTGGTAATCGTGGTGTTTAACTCGTCATCAAGGCCATGATTGTGGACTACTTCCTCCATCCGGGATTATGGGACCTCCTAGTATTTTGATTCAAACCTTTGGTCATCTACATGCCTAACAAAATACTATGGGTTATATAATAAAAAATATACTACTGGATTTATGTTCAAAAGAGAATTTTCACCCTAAAATTTTACCCTAAATATGATGGGGGCAAATGAACCCATTCGGAGGAAGTAGGCACCAAACAATAAATTTAGCATTTATTTTAAAATAGCACATAGCCTTGTGTCACTCATCTTCGGGAAGACACGGGCatacgccgccaccaccaccactagtcCACCCCGCCCCCATCTCTTTCTCCCTACCCACGCCATGGAAGGGTGTTCGCAGCCAAAGCCCGTGCGAAGTTTGTGGTATAGGGGTTATTTCTCTCATGTGGTGCGCAGTCTCCGCTGTTACAAGTGATGGTCCTGTCAGTTCGTCGGCGTCATCTGACGGCGGAGGTTGGCAGCTGGGGTGGGGTGTTAGAGGCGGCGGATCTCCGGGCATCCCCTAGATCCAACATATATACGGCATTCAGCTAGATCATACAACCCGCTAGCCTACTCATCTACATGCTTTAGGTGGGGTACGTTGGTCCAGTCAATTCTGGAGCAGTTGCCGGGATGGAGGTGCCTTGGTTGATCGCGGCGCAACCTAGTTGCTCCATGTCCCGTCTTATTGCCTTGCTTGCTTGGAGATTGGGCAAGGCGAATTTTCTTGTTGCCGATCGCAATGGATTTGGTTGTAGTGACGGGTCAGGAATTTAATCATGTGCAGTCAACTCAAAGTTGTGTACTCATATGtatgcatttactaattttctTTTGCAtgatttctactccctccgttttataatataaaagcgttttgtACGCTGTTGTAGTATAAAAAGTTCTTATATGTCATTGTTGTCGAAAAGTTGTGTAGTCTCTCCTCAACGAAAGAGTTGTGCAGTCGAGTGAAGACACATCCATGCACGGCTTGGTCACTAATCCCAGaggggttttttttttttttgctagtAATCCCAGAGGGGTTAGCTTGCGTAGTATGCATGCCAGAGAGGCGTCCTCTTCCATGGAGAAAAATCAAGTGGTGTTGGTGAAGAGACGAGACGAGACGAGGAGTCGCTAGTCGTTATTACCTGTGCACAGCTAATACCGCCGGCCACGCGTACCCCCTGACGGCGACCGgaaaaagccaaaaagaaaagaaatcagCAAGCAAGCAAACAGTTTCGTGCATCCGACGGCAGGCATGCGGACGCCAACCAACGCCACGAAGCTTCGTCCGTCCATCCGTCCACCAACAACGGCCGGATGGATCGCGTCGCCAGTCCATTTCCAGTGGGTCGGTCAGCGGCGCTTCCTCACCAagctcccttcccttcccttcctcCTCAATCCAatccaccagcccgccccgccccCGCCCCCAGCGACAACTCACCGGCCGGAACGCGGTTTTACCTGGCTACCGGCGCTTAAAAGACGCCATCGCCAGCCAACCACTGAACCACAACGCAACACCACCACGCAACGCATCCCGCTCCATCGCCATTCGCCACACCCACCGCACACACGTCTCTGCGCGCGTACGTGCGGAGCTCTGACCGGACGGGCATGGTGCACCACCACCGGGCGAGCCTCCTGCAGCACCACGACCAACAGAAGCTCGACGAGGAGAAGCAGCAGGTGGAGGAGATGAAGGAGCTCCGGGGCCGGCTGGTGGACTACGCGTGCCACCACCGCAAGCACGGCCACGACGCGCTCCTCCTCATGCTCGCCGGCTTCGCCTTCGTCTCctgcctcctcctgctcctccccaacagccccttctccgccgccatggacGACCTCCTGCAGCTCGGCCGCATGCGTCGCTGCGACCAGGAGATGGcgcccacgccgccggcgccctgcgCGGGGGTGCCCTACGGCGCCGTCTGCTGCGACCGCTCCTCCCCCCGCGCCGACCTCTGCGTCATGCGCGGGGACGTCCGCACCCACGCCGCCTCCAACGAGCTCTTCCTGCtcgacgccgccgccccggccgacGAGCGCATCCGCCCCTACACCCGCAAGTGGGAGTCCAGCGTCATGAGCACCATCGACGAGCTGCGCCTCCGGGCCCTGCCCGACCCCGAGGGTGCTTCTGCTAACGATGCAGTGCCAGCGCGCTGCGACGTCCGGCACGACGTCCCCGCCGTCGTCTTCTCCACCGGCGGCTACACCGGCAACGTGTACCACGAGTTCAACGACGGCATCATCCCGCTCTACATCACCGCCCGGCGGTACAACAGGAAGGTGGTGTTCGTGATGCTCGAGTACCACGACTGGTGGATGACCAAGTACGGCCACATCGTGGAGCAGCTCTCCGACTTCCCGCCCCTCGACTTCTCCAACGACACCCGCACGCACTGCTTCCCGGAGGCCGTCGTCGGCCTGCGCATCCACGACGAGCTCGCCATCGACGCGTCGCGGATGCCGGGAAACCAGGCCGGCATCCAGGACTTCCGGCACATGCTCGACGACGCGCACCGCGGCCGCATCAACGCCATCATCgaggaggagaacgccgcgccacaAGCCTCCCCGGTGGCGGCGGCACTAGCGAAGAAACTCGTCACGGAGCAGCTCGCGGACGACGACAAGCCGCGGCTGGTGATCGTGTCCCGGAACGGGTCGCGCGCGATCGAGAACGAGCCGGAgctggcgcgggaggcggcgagggCGGGGTTCCGGGTGACAGTGCTCCGGCCGCGCCCGGACACGGAGCTCGCGCAGATGTACCGCGTCCTGAACGGCTCGGACGTGATGGTGGGCGTGCACGGCGCCGCCATGACGCACTTCCTCTTCATGCGCCCGGGGTCGGCCTTCATCCAGGTGGTGCCGCTCGGCACCGACTGGGCCGCCGAGAACTACTACGGCGAGCCGGCGCGGCGGCTCGGCCTGCACTACATCCCCTACAAGATCCTGCCGTCGGAGAGCTCGCTGTTCCGGCGCTACGCCAGGGACGACCCCGTGCTCACCGACCCCGTCGCTGTCAACGCCAAGGGGTGGCAGGTCACCAAGAGGGTGTACCTCGACGGGCAGAACGTGCGGCTCGACATGGCGCGGTTCCGGCGGCGGCTGCGCGAGGCATACGGCCACTGGGCGGCGCAACGGCGGCGCCAGCAGAGCCAACCGTTGTAGCATGGGCGGTGTCCATACTCCATAcgtttttctttgttcttttttttcttccgGCGAGAAGATGCATGATACTGTATAGAAAAAATATTTTTGTTGTTTACGAGGCGAGTGAGATTGGTGATGACACTACTAGTTAGCATGTGCAAGATTCTTTTTCACATGTCAAGCCCAACAGATGATGTACATAATAAATGGAAATGCAGAGTGCGAATCAACTTGTGGttaagttggttaggtggacagtgttattcccaacccaccagggtttaaatcctggtgctcgcattatttccggatttatttcaggatttccggcgatacgctttcagtgggagtgagacgttcccgtcgacgacgaggcgcctagggtgacttcgtaaatctcaagatgatatgccggctcagtctctcggaggtgctcataggggtagggtgtgcgtgtgtgcattcataggggtgagtgtatgcgcgtgtatatgagcgcttgtgtgatGCTAAAAAAATTTAGAAATGCAGAGTCTAAGTAAACGCCTCTTTGGTTCATTCACAAGATTTGAAAAACGAAAATTTTAGAGAACGAAACGTTCTTTTTTTAACACACAGTCGTAGATGCGTGTACATACGCTCATGCACTCATCTCTATGTATGCCACACATCTAATTCCTATTAGCACATTCGAGAGACTCAACCGGCACATCATTTTGAGATTAACAAAGTCGCGTCTGGCGCCTTCTTAGTCGACGAGAACGTTTTCTTTCACCGAACACACATCGCCGAAAAGcctgaaataaattcaaaaaagtACAAACATCTATGTTAACTCTTGGACTTGGACTCTGGTGGTCTGACCAGGACCACAGATTGGTTCGCAATGAACGTTCTGCTTGCAATCATCTTACACGTCATTTTTTTCACGTCATTACAAATCGTTACTGGTAGTGGCGGACCTAGAACCTTGGTGCTGGGGCTGGGATGCCACAGTTTACTTATATTATGTATAGGCAACATAATTTTAATAGGTGAATTCAAATTAAAATTACAATACAAATAGTCTAATTTAGTCAATGCCATTATAAGGGTATCTCTGACCCGCAAATTCCCTCTTGCATTATTTCGCGGACAGGAAATCAGTCCGCGGACACGGATGGAGGAGCTGGTCATCCAATGATGTCTTGTATATATATGTTCGTCAATAAAGggcaatttcaaattcaaataaagtCTGATCCATGGCACACGCCTGCTCACACCAGCGCCGGATCACATGCCCGAACAGGACAAAAAAAGAAGCTAGTATGCTTAAGTTTTTACAAGTCCGATCACAAAAATATCCATCCAACAGTTCATGCGAAAAATTGAGATTTTCTGCCCTTCCGGACTGGCGATCCGAGCGCCACGCTCATTGTGCGGTCGCCACCGGCATAATAGTATGGACCCTTGTAATGCTTCGGCCATGGTAACATCTGGAAGATGGGCGACACCATCGGGGCTCCGCGGCCTTGGCCGCTACCTCCACTATGTCTGCGACCAACACGACCTCCGCTGGCCTTTCACTTCCTGAGCTTTTCCTTCTTTGTGGCGTTCGCTTTGGAGCGGCGATTTTGCTGTATCACCGAGTTGATCTTTTCTAGGCAAGGATGATGCTCGGATCGTCCTTCACCTCCACCACCTCCATCTCTGGCAGGTTCTCATTTAGTTTCATGCTTGATAGTGGGAGCGAAGAAGAAagtggaagaaaagggtgggaattGGATGAAGAGCGGCGAGATGAAAGAAGAGGGTGAAAGTTTTGGTGTGAAAATAGTGCAGGATGCTACACAAACGGGGTTCCACCTTCCTTTTGGGTGGGCCATGAATGTAAGAGTCCGACGTGTCTTGTGTCCGGACTCCCACAAAGCCTTCACATTTAGCTCtggtttgcagggaaaggtctgaaCCACTCGGCGGACCGATACAAACCCGTGTTGAATGACTTTTGGGGTCCGAACCACGTGATCCGAACATATGTGGGCGGTTTGGAAGTCAGCGTTCAAGATGCCCTAACCTGCTACAAATAGTCATAAAATAGCATCAAATTGCCAGAAACTAGCGTTAGGTATACAGTATAGATTACTATCAATTTTTAGATGGGATGCCATGGCACCCATGGCACTCCTACTGGATCCGCCCTTGGTTACTCGATTTAACTTTATGGTGGTGCGGGTGTTGGTTAGTTGTGCACATTGGACATCAGCCGACAACGTGAAAAGGCCTCGCATGTTGTGTTATTTTTCAAACAATTGTAGGAATAGACAAAAACACATGAATATGAGGTCAACACATTTAGAATTCTACAATattacctccgtcccaaattacttgttTTACATTTGTCTAGATACGTCCTAGATTTGTTAGATttgtctaagacaagtaattcaggaTGGTGGATTAGAAAACATGGCAATTTTGCATAGATATTGATTGGAGGACATAGCTGTCCTAGATTTTATTTTTCCAAGCCGTATAACCGCTTGCCAAGAAACCTGCCGAAATGTAATGCAGAAAAGCGATGTGTGGATATTTTTTTAGGAAACATTCCTTTAAACCAAACAAACTCTAAAGGTAAAAAAGATATGTGGCTCTAAATCTTACAAAATCCAATTGAAAATCCTTTGAAAGAAAGAGACACCAACTGGGAGATATTGAGAGGGAAAAAGCTTGAGCCGGGCACCAATTTCTTTTTCCAGCATAGACTAATTATTGACAAATATCATATTCTTCCACCCCGACTATCACTGGTGCAGGTGACTGCATATTTTCATATATGTGCCCATCATTGGAGTACAACTGCAGGAATAAAATTAAATGTGCTATCACAACAAATATAAACCAAAAGGTGCTTTTAGTATAAAAGAAATAGTTGAAAATACAAAGAGAGACAAAAGCACAATTGAATAAAAACGTGACTGAAGCTTCACGATCAGGGGTTGCATACTCTAGCAACAACTACGTTTTTTTTTTAGTATACAACTATGTTTCTTTTGAAGGATATATAGGCATGTCTACGtttggcaaaacgttgagatggctACCCATGCTAATCGTTTCTTTTTCTCCTCGAAACAGTCTAAGGCTGCCATGGCCCACAATGATTAAAACtagaaaaaaatattaaaaattcCGATTTTTTTTGCAAGCAAGATGTCCATGTGCGTGATGTTAGTACAAAATTTGGTGAAGTTTGAACATTGAGGAGCGcgctgcaaaaaagacaaattcgggCATGAACACTGCAAATGTTTCTCACGTACCTGTTTTTTTTGCCACAAGATACTCGAATGTCCTGACTTCATGAAATTTTGCATGAGTATCATGCACCTGAGCATCTTGCAtcacaatttttttttaaattttaaaatgttttgaattttttatgattTACTGTTCATGCCCAGGCTCATCTGAACCCGGGCAAGAAAACGCCGCTATCAGAGATTATAGATTACTTTTAAGTTTTTAGGCTAGGTGCCATAGCACCCATGGCACTTCTAACTTATCCGCCCCTGGTTGCTGGATTTAACTTTACGGTGGTGCGGGTGTTGGTTAGTACACAGGACATTAGCCGACAACATGAAAAAGGCCTGGTAGTGTCACATCGTAGTTGCGTTTTTCAAAACATTATGAGCATAGGAAAAACACATGAATATGAGGCCAACACATTAGGATTCTAATGTACAAACAAATAAAGAAATTAATAATAAAAACATACTCTCTCCGTCTGGGCTTGGCCCCCTCGTATTTTGAGACAAAGTTTTTTTTACTAACAAAATTTAAAGTATACACTACAAAAAGTATATTGTTTGATTTGTAATCAAAAGAGGTTTCTGATGATTTAATTTTTGTGACATACAATTTACATTTATTAGTTAAATATATAGTCAAACTTTAGCCGAAAATAAGAGGGGGTCTAATAAACGCAAATGAAGTGAGTAATAAACATGTCCATTTTGCATAGAGATTAATTGGATGACATGGCTGTCGTAAACTTATTTTTGCAAGTAGTATAACCTCTTGCGAGGAAACCAACATAAATGTATTGCAGAAAAACAATGTGTGGATATTTTGGAGGATATATTCATTTAAAGCAAAGCAACTGCAATGTAAAAATAAAATACGTGGTTCCGAATCATGCAAAATTCTGTTGAAATTCCTTTGATAGAAAGAGGCCCTAACTAGGAGATATTGAAGGAAAAAAGCCTGAGCCAGGTATCAAATTTTTGTTCAATATAGAATAATTATTGACAAATATCATATTCCTCCACGACTATCAATGGTGCAGGTGACTGCATATTTTCGTATATGTGCCCATCATTGGAGTACAACTGCAGAAATAAAACTAAAAGTGCTATCACAACAAATATAAACCAAAAGGTGCTGTTAATACAATGAAATAGTTGAAAATACAAAGAGTGACAAAAGCACAATTGAATAAAAACGTGACTGAAGCATCACGATCAGGGGTTGCGTACTACAGCAACAACTACTACGTTTCTTTTGACGAATACGAGTATGAAGCATGTCTACGTTTGGCAAAACGTTGCGATGGCTACCCGTGCTAATCGTTTCTTTTTCTCCTGGAGACAGTCTAAGGCTGCCATGGCCCACACGCTAACCCCCTGGTTGTTAGGGACGTCTAAACAAATGTGAGGAAGCCGTCGGTTCGTTGATCTGGGGATTGGTGGGTGTGGCGTGGCATGGATCCTAGGAAAGCCAGTGTCGACGAACAGAAGTCTGATTGTTTCGACCCCTCAACCTCCCTGGTGGTTGGACGCGCGCGGTGGTCTTTCCGTTGCTTCCATCCAGCCGCGGCCTCTCGTTTTCCTCGCCCCCTCTTGGTTTGATCCTTTCCGGTTCCCCTACTCTTCTCTCGCCGTCGCTCTCGAATGAGCAATGCAACACCTGCGTCAGGAATCATGTGTGATTAACGCAACGGCCGCCTAGGTGGCGTTTTTTTGTTGGAGGAAATTAGCGGAGGGGGCCCACCTAGTTGAATTCAGGGGATGGGGAAATTAGTTTATAGAAAGATTACGCAAGGAGACTGCAGGTTTAGCATTTTTGCTCTGAAACATCTCATCGAAGCACGTCATTCAATATTATCTCTCCGCGTCTCTGTTTTTTTTTTGAACAAGATCTCCGCGTCTCTGTTGGACTAGCTTTTGCCCACTGTATTGTACTTCTCTCACATACATACAAGCTTCTTTACCTTCGAAAGAGagcgatcccagtgacaaaagagaTACGTCAACGACGCGAACTGGTCAGTTTGTCAGAGGGATACTGACCAATAAACCACACGTGGCTAGACTAGGCCAATAGCACGACAAGACACTAGTTAAATGAACTAAacatgggggagtatatatagcacACCTGATTATCGCATCATCATCGTACATCGTCCATCGAACTCATGAACTGACGACTTTTTTTTTTCAAGGGTAAAAGAGTTCTATCCCATATTCATAGGGTTACAATCAAATGGTAAAAGCTCCTCAATGCAAGAAGGGCCCTGCCCAAGCCATACAGCAGTAGTGCTATCTGTACGACTATACAAAGCCAAACGATCTGCTATCCTATTCTGTTCTCGCTTAAGTTTCAAAGGAATAAACTCTCTTTCACCCAACAGAAGACGAATCTCAGCAACTAAATGACCATAAGCCGACCGGGACAGACTCTCGCCGGTCAGAGACAAAAGAGCTTGGGCAGAATCAGATTGAACAATGATCGACAAGTTGCAATGCTGGATTGCTAGTGCCACCCCTTACATTATTGCATGTAGTTCCGCCTCCAAAGCATCATTGCAGTTGAAGATACACCGGTAAACTGCAAATATGACAGACCCATCAACTCTTCTAAGTATCATACCTGCAGTTGCTGATCTATCCGATGGTGAGAACGATCCATCGACCGACAAGGCCGCTTGGCCATCCGCAGGACG
The sequence above is a segment of the Triticum dicoccoides isolate Atlit2015 ecotype Zavitan chromosome 1A, WEW_v2.0, whole genome shotgun sequence genome. Coding sequences within it:
- the LOC119359607 gene encoding beta-1,2-xylosyltransferase XYXT1-like, which gives rise to MVHHHRASLLQHHDQQKLDEEKQQVEEMKELRGRLVDYACHHRKHGHDALLLMLAGFAFVSCLLLLLPNSPFSAAMDDLLQLGRMRRCDQEMAPTPPAPCAGVPYGAVCCDRSSPRADLCVMRGDVRTHAASNELFLLDAAAPADERIRPYTRKWESSVMSTIDELRLRALPDPEGASANDAVPARCDVRHDVPAVVFSTGGYTGNVYHEFNDGIIPLYITARRYNRKVVFVMLEYHDWWMTKYGHIVEQLSDFPPLDFSNDTRTHCFPEAVVGLRIHDELAIDASRMPGNQAGIQDFRHMLDDAHRGRINAIIEEENAAPQASPVAAALAKKLVTEQLADDDKPRLVIVSRNGSRAIENEPELAREAARAGFRVTVLRPRPDTELAQMYRVLNGSDVMVGVHGAAMTHFLFMRPGSAFIQVVPLGTDWAAENYYGEPARRLGLHYIPYKILPSESSLFRRYARDDPVLTDPVAVNAKGWQVTKRVYLDGQNVRLDMARFRRRLREAYGHWAAQRRRQQSQPL